A single genomic interval of Osmerus eperlanus chromosome 14, fOsmEpe2.1, whole genome shotgun sequence harbors:
- the LOC134033903 gene encoding mucin-5AC-like, with product TTAPPTTTTAAPTTTTEAPTTTTDSPTTTTAAPTTTTEAPTTTTDSPTTTTAGPTTTTEAPTTTTADPTTTTAAPTTTTEVATSTTAAPTTTTAASTTTTAAPTTTTAAPTTTTESPTTTTAAPTTTSAAPTTTTEAPTTTTAAPTTTTEAPTTTTAAPTTTTAASTTTTEAPTTTTDSSTTTTAGPTTTTEAPTTTTADPTTTTAAPTTTTTEAPTTTTDSPTTTTAAPTTTTEATTTTTATPTTITAAPTTTTEAPTTTTADPTTTTAAPTTTTEAATTTTEAPTTTTEAPTTTTADPTTTTAAPTTTTEAPTTTTDSPTTTTAAPTTTTEAPTTTTAPPTTTTAAPTTTTEAPTTTTDSPTTTTAAPTTTTEAPTTTTDSPTTTTAAAPTTTTEAPTTTTAPPTTTTAAPTTTTEAPTTTTDSPTTTTAAPTTTTEAPTTTTDSPTTTTAAPTTTTEAPTTTTAPPTTTTAAPTTTTEAPTTTTADPTTTTAPPTTTTAAPTTTTEAPTTTTDSPTTTTAAPTTTTEAPTTTTDSPTTTTAGPTTTTEAPTTTTADPTTTTAAPTTTTEVATSTTAAPTTTTAASTTTTAAPTTTTAAPTTTTESPTTTTAAPTTTTSAPTTTTEAPTTTTATPTTTSAAPTTTTEAPTTTTAAPTTTTEAPTTTTAAPTTTTAASTTTTEAPTTTTDSSTTTTAGPTTTTEAPTTTTADPTTTTAAPTTTTEAAT from the exons accacagctcctcccactacaaccacagctgcacctacaactaccacagaggctccaacaacgaccacagattctcccactacaaccacagctgcacctacaactaccacagaggctccaacaacaaccacagattctcccactacaaccacagctggccctacaactaccacagaggctccaacaacgacaacagctgatcccactacaaccacagctgcacctacaactacaacagaggttgCAACAAGtactacagctgctcccactacaacaacagctgcctcaacaactactacagccgctcctactacaaccacagctgccccaacaactaccacagagtctccaacaacgacaacagccgctcctactacaacctcagctgcccctacaactacaacagaggctcccactacaaccacagctgcacctacaacaacaacagaggctccaacaacaaccacagctgctcccactacaaccacagctgcctctacgactaccacagaggctccaacaacgaccacagattcttccactacaaccacagctggccctacaactaccacagaggctccaacaacgacaacagctgatcccactacaaccacagctgcacctacaaca actaccacagaggctccaacaacgaccacagattctcccactacaaccacagctgcacctacaactaccacagaggctacaacaacgacaacagctactcccactacaatcacagctgcacctacaactacaacagaggctccaacaacgacaacagctgatcccactacaaccacagctgcacctacaactacaacagaggctgcaacaactactacagaggctccaacaacaacaacagaggctccaacaacgacaacagctgatcccactacaaccacagctgcacctacaactaccacagaggctccaacaacgaccacagattctcccactacaaccacagctgcacctacaacaacaacagaggctccaacaacaaccacagctcctcccactacaaccacagctgcacctacaactaccacagaggctccaacaacgaccacagattctcccactacaaccacagctgcacctacaactaccacagaggctccaacaacaaccacagattctcccactacaaccacagctg ctgcacctacaacaacaacagaggctccaacaacaaccacagctcctcccactacaaccacagctgcacctacaactaccacagaggctccaacaacgaccacagattctcccactacaaccacagctgcacctacaactaccacagaggctccaacaacaaccacagattctcccactacaaccacagctgcacctacaacaacaacagaggctccaacaacaaccacagctcctcccactacaaccacagctgcacctacaactaccacagaggctccaacaacgacaacagctgatcccactaca accacagctcctcccactacaaccacagctgcacctacaactaccacagaggctccaacaacgaccacagattctcccactacaaccacagctgcacctacaactaccacagaggctccaacaacaaccacagattctcccactacaaccactgctggccctacaactaccacagaggctccaacaacgacaacagctgatcccactacaaccacagctgcacctacaactacaacagaggttgCAACAAGtactacagctgctcccactacaacaacagctgcctcaacaactactacagccgctcctactacaaccacagctgccccaacaactaccacagagtctccaacaacgacaacagccgctcctactacaaccacaagtgcacctacaactaccacagaggctccaacaacgacaacagctactcccacgacaacctcagctgcccctacaactacaacagaggctcccactacaaccacagctgcacctacaacaacaacagaggctccaacaacaaccacagctgctcccactacaaccacagctgcctctacgactaccacagaggctccaacaacgaccacagattcttccactacaaccacagctggccctacaactaccacagaggctccaacaacgacaacagctgatcccactacaaccacagctgcacctacaacaacaacagaggctgcaaca